The Crassostrea angulata isolate pt1a10 chromosome 1, ASM2561291v2, whole genome shotgun sequence nucleotide sequence cgcaatacaatttagtacgtcattcctgagataaatctaactgttttaatgtaaagtttcactgaaataaaccttaaaataattttttagctctagatattttttcttagagcttattcacttgattaaatggaaattccgattagaagacttgaataatcaagtttgttgacatacacaaagttgcgaatgctcgttagtttgaattgactcgaacgaggaacagatgttgatgcatgatgtttaataaaacaaacactaggctaattgaaaatagtgaataaggatgcttactggtggtggaataaaagtctcatgaaacatcatttcggtaagttcttgtatataaacacaaccagagcgctagcgctctgttttcatcgcgtcgtcaggatgaactccttaattgatagttaacgtaatttgtagttttataaacttcacaaagcaaattgaaagttggaagtgggctaaatttatcaaaaatcttgacaaacaagaaaaaagggtcttgtggttacggttatgaaaactttgcaaaaaagttgaagggggggggggctaaccccccccccccctcccactcacaatagccccccggttccgacgcctgttctacgcagttatgtgttttccttcatatttgtaatttaaatctttgacaaaatcaattttacattaatttttgtagtagatatagttatgttgaaagtactagcaaatcttcgaaaataggtcacagaagcgttgaagcgaggggctgtgtcaaaagtagttccgaccggaagtatttgatatagcatcacccgtgtgatatagcaaaggtttatcacacgggtaatatacaccacacgtatgagataaatataaATCTGCATATGgttgtttataatttgtattgtatatcaaAATGTTAAAGGCAATGTAACtactaacattttgttttaaagagttaaattaaaatataatgtattcatcaaaaatataatttttcacattcaacattatcataagcactactAACCCTACTTTTACACTTTAAGATATACttgtacctttttaaaaaaaaaattcgtgaTCTTTTTAAATTAGAATATTTGAGACCAAGCAAaatcaagaaagacaactcttaaacaggatctttcaaaccaagatttttgcaataatttactatatcttttaatttttcaatttcattcaatttcttttttttcatctcaatAACCAACAAACATTGCttctatttttagatatttgTGGGATTTCatccagcagtttgccttaaaagaatttttaaatatttcagtttcatatttatgtggattccaataaaaataatacaaacttcatttatgattattttttttttttcaaacttaataacatttcactttcataagaaaaatgttttaaaatttgacatataaaGGGTTATCTGGAatcagactgatattttaaaaattctccaAAAAAATAGAGTATTGTACTTTGAGGTCTATTATTGTTGAGTACTGTGCCTATTATTAGTatcaaatgcatgcaacaaaaatctcctacacttatttggtgtagacaTCCCCCTTAAAACAGCTGTCGACCTGgacagctacagacttattttcaagatttaaaaatatggaCGGGGTTTATTTATatcctctctacaaccatttgttgagaaaaggGTCTAAGCTTGCTTATTTTAGTTGTAATTTTGTCTCAAAGTAGGGTACCCTATTCTTAAAATGGGCCTCAAAAACCACAGGATATATATGTCTGTGTCTATGGAGGTACActgaagatatattttttaattgaaatataatgtatactttttaaaatttaaaacaatcacCTTTTGGGACCCACTtctaaaagaatttattttaatttatacttGTAGAACTGAAACAAATCCTCATAAAACAAACATGGGACAGGTATAAAgatgtatatcaaattcaacACGGCTTGTGAAAATATAAAGTCAATGTGTCTCTATAGATACAGGAGTTCTAAGTAAAGACTaggtttttcttgttttaaatatacatcCAATTCCGACTGAtcaaaatagggtaccctattttgaGGCAAAGTTACAACATAAAAGTACAagattcaaactttttctcaacaaggttgtagagaggacaccagTGAACCCCCGTCATATTTTTCCAGATTTTCTCtacaaaacaaacaatacaTACAAGAGAACCGCGTCATTTCGACCCTTATTTaaataagcccccccccccccccccgacgtCGAGGCGGAtttggttgtattacgactgtGATATTCGTTATAATAAGAAagaatttagatttaaaaattgtttcgGCATATCAAAGATAGATCTATGTACATCTTTGATAATCTTTTTGAAGTTTCAATTATGAAAGGAAATCGAtcctgctggtgtaaataggtaAAAGTCTACAAATGTTAAAGATAATTGATTTGAGTTGAAAATTATGTGATACTGTAATAACCAAAatatcggaccaagcagctttaaacatGCCGTCTGACACACGTAGAACACAAACACGCCTATCCTTTATTATAACTAAACTAAATGGAACATATCAACTCTTGATAATATTTAGGtgcatatatttcatttatttcataacaCACTTCACCGCACTCTTTGAATCTTTTTCTTCCTTTCTCTTTAGCAATTCTCAAAATGCCCATTTTCATTACTGGTTTTACAGTTGTGCTGTTGAGTGCGTCAACGTTGAGctctaaaaaatgcaaaaaacccccaaaaaacaaacaaacaaaacaaacaaacaaaaaacaaagaaaattagTGAAACGCTTTGAGATCTCTGCTAGGAAAATGAACGGAGcttgcaaaaacaaaaacaaaacaaaaaaaaattcttagaccaaagggcataactctgtcaaaatcCATTGATCATACTTAAAaccaaacttgacctagatatttttaagataaatctttattcaaaatttcagTTAAGTATGTGCAACCTCGGTGACCAAAATAAACGGAGACTGCAAATGATTTTAAGTCCCAGaagcataatttaaaaaaaaaacaactctcGATTGACCCAAAATCGAAATTGAGTTCGATATTCATATGATAAAAGGCATATTAAATTGCAAATTTTCTGCaaaaaaatgaacggaaactctTATTTGTTAGACCACCAAACAGGCAGACAAACAAACAGACGGACAGCAACGAAACAATATACCCTCCTTTCCTCGGAAaaataggggggggggttataataTCTAGGGGTTATAATATCTATAGGGATATACTATCTAGGTTGTATATTATCTATGGGAGAGATATAATATCTATGGTGGGTTTACTATCTATGGGGGTGTAAAATGTCTATTGTCTTTTTCTTGCTCTCATTGAAAAGAATTATTTCAAgtcgaaaaaaaaccccacaaccCTTGAATGTAAATGATTCTAGAGCATGAGGAATgtcaaaacatgttgttttttttatgtactttaACATATTAAAGTGCATACAGTGAAGTAATCACCTTCCAATGGAGGCAATGCAGCACATTCTGGGTCCGTAGTAATGCAGGTCTTGGCCATATCTTCTGTCACCACAGAACACTTAACTATACATAAAAGAAAGAGAGTTGCAATAACAGGAACATGTTttactttggttttttttttacaggagtTAAACAATAACTTGGTTTTTATCTCAGCATAAAAACATATATGCATCGTACTTCCGTACAGGAAATCGTACtaatattaaacatattgtGGTAGCATTAGTCTTTTTTCGGTAACTTTAATCATTTTCATTGAATTaatcgttttcaaaattatcggaatgcCGATACTACCTTTTAATGCAGCGCTAAAAGTTAAAATACGAACCAGTTAGTCTCGGTAAGTTCGGTCAACCTGTGTACAGTAAGGTaagaaatggcaatattcaAGATTTGTTTCAGACCGAGAGCTAAAGATCTGCAGCTAGCGATTGTTTATTTCGTCttgatatatatcatttttctttgtgtcaaggagattttttttcacataaatgagGTTAAACCTTAAAAAGCAAGAAATTGGTCATATTTTCAGTgttattatttaacaatttatttagggctttaataaaattttataagaaGTTTCAAGATACAACCCCTTATTGCTTTCTCCAAAACttgcatggaaaaaaaatctaccTTGCATTCctttaaaacacaaaaaggcatggtaatcattaaaaaaattaaaatagatcttattggtaatttgttgaccatgtAGCCTTCTTAAACCTATTCATAATCATAACATTCATACAATGATTTATAATCTATTATAATGAAATgacattttcctttttaaaaatcagtatcAACTCACATCACGAAGTCAGTTTTTATTTGGTTATAGGTGTAATTGTAGACTGGAAAAACCATTTTACAGTGACTCTTAATGAACGGTTTGATAGGATTTTTATACcatacacacatacacacacctTGAGATTGTTATTTTGTGTaccattaatttgaaatttaaagtaGTCGCTTTATCTAACGACATTAAGGGGGCTCACTACACAGTAGTGCAGTacacagtttgaaatattttcccaaatcagcagaaaattacttgattatgatagatatcaaaatggataagaagtatttaagtctagtgggcaaaaaatgtgcaattttggatgaaaaattacattttcaaaaattcgaactcatgatcttcGGTTCAGAagccaaaaactttaaccactgagctacgacgatatacaaccctATCGAAcgataataaaatgttaaacaaaaaaaaattaaaatcgccatcttgtgacgtagtgtcttaaaaagtttaAGTGTAGGTGTAGTGATGTACCTTAAGAGGGCTTGCAATTGGTGGGCGTTgccatttcaaaattatttatctTTGAAAGTAGAGGAGCTCTGCATGAAAATAAAGgaacatatataaaaaattaatagataaaatgtatgaatttgTCCTACTAAATAATAGGAAggctataatttaaaaaatatatatatctaatcTGGTGTCTTATTGGGTGACCACCTTGTCTCTATTAGGTATTATGTATTTACTGTATCAAAAACGTAGATTTggagatttgtttttattacaatctTTTTAACACAATAAGATTtcaatatcaaaagaaaaaaatatgtatcagAATtcacagcaaaaaaaaatatatttacagcaAAGGAAAACACAtcaaatgagataaaaaaaacttcaatcgGCTGATTGTTTCTGGATTCCTGCGTATTGGCCAATAGTATTGTATATACCACATCTAGTGCATAGCCAGTATTGGTATTTCCATCGTTAAAAAGTTGTAAATATTTGCAACTTATTTCCTTGAaggagattattttttttaagtaccttccataaacattattttaattatttactattCAGCACACGATATTCAATCCACTACATATTCACTAGATAGCGGTGTATTTCCTTTACTACTTTAAGACTCAAGTACCGCCATCTCTGCTCCTTCAACATCTAgaaaatagaaatcaaaataatagatGTTCATACCACTCAACGCTCTTTCCAAACTTAAACAAGGGAGGGTAATTTTGTTATCCTTGTTTAAAATTGTTGTGTTCTTCTCAACGTGACGTCCTGTGTACATGTGATCCCCCATCATGCGTGAGGTTTCAGTTTACTATATAGTGTAGGTCTTTTGACTAAAATCCTGGATGGCCTCAATAAGAAGTCCCGTCCTCATATGTTGCCTTTCTAGTCCATCATGAGCTCCTATTTCCACAAAACACGCATGCTTTCCAATCGATGTCGTATACGACCTGATCCTGATTATCTAAGGAATATCACTTGTCTACGTTTTTCAATTTCGATTGATATCGAAGATTTAAATTTTGTCCAATATTTGCATTGGTAGAGGGCAATCTAAGTTACAAAACTTCTGCCAATATAAGTTGTAAATTATGTTTAgtacaatagaaatattttgaaatcacaCGCATATATTATTTCAGTcatgcaaaaaaaattgttttcattaaatacaCCCGAAAGAAAATTTTGACTTTATATATAAGAGTAAAGAAAACCATAAGTAGATGTAAAATGACAATGGAAGGTATATCCCTGTCCATATAAAGTTTAATCACTTCCAAACGCAAAAGTGTCAAAAATATGATTCCTCTCCATTCGTTATGTGagttaatttaaaatttgcatgCAGTGCCGTCCGGTAATTCATCATGCCTTTTACAATACATTTCATTTCTTACAAACACCACATCTAATGCATAGCCATCATTGATGTTTTTATCGTTAGAAAGTTGGGAATGTTCACTATAGCCTCCAATTTCCTTAAAGTACCGCCTCAGAGAGTTCAAATTTTCCAAGGAGTTTTCATAAACAACTTGTTTTCCGTCCCACACGCGATATTCAATCGACCATACATCCACTGTAAAGCGGTGTGATTTGAGTCCATCTCTCATAGACTCAAGTACCGCCATCTCTGCTCCTTCAACATCTAGAGAATAGAAATCAATATGATAGGTTTTAATCACATTTAGCGCGTCCTCCAAGCTAAAACAAGGGACAGTGACTTTGTCAGTTCTGTTTAGCATTTTCATGTGATGTTTATCAATGTGATTCTCCACACCACCCACCGTGTCGCCCTTTATAAAAGTCACCTTTTCTAAAGTACTGGAAAGGCATGCGCAGAGTCTCCATGCATGCCGTTTTAGTTTATCGATCTTTCGACATAAATCCGGGTTAGCCTCTATAAGAAGTCCTGTCCACCCGTGTTGCCTTTCTAGCCATAGTGAGTTTGAATATAGTTGTCCATCATGAGCTCCTATATCTACAAAGAACCCACTTTCTTTCTGAGCTATGTCGTAAACGACCTGATCCTGATTGGCTTGGGAATATCGCTTGTCTGCGTCTTTTACTTCTTGATAGGGGTGAGGAGGAAGAAGATAATCCTTAATGCGCGATGTTTTATCCTTTCTTAGACAGTTGGTTCCATTTGGaaatttttctcttgttttacaCCATTGGCTTGTACGAACAAATACAACGTCAAGAGCGTACCCGTCTTTGTTATTACTATCGGTAGATAACTGCGAATGTTCGAAGTAGCCACCGagttcattgaaatattttcttaatgcattcaagttttcttttgatttttcaacaacaatCTGGTGGCCATCCCATACTCTGTACTCAATAGCCCACACGTCCACTGTATACACTCCATCTTTAAGACCAGATTTCATGGAATTCAAAATTGCCATTTCTGCCCCTTCAACATCTAgagaataaaaatcaatatgattGACGCCAATCGTCTTCAAGATCTGTTCCAAAGCAAAACATGGAACGGTGATTTTGTTCTTTCGATCTAACATTTTCATGTGGTGCTCATCAATATTGTCAGCGATACCACCTACACCACCACCTTTGATAAAAGAAACACTGTCTTGAGTATTGGATAGACAAGCACACAAACGCCATGCATTTCGTTTTAATTTATCGATACTTTTGCAAAGTTCAGGATTTGCTTCTATCAAAAGTCCAGTCCAGTCGTGTTGTCTTTCCAACCAAAGAGTATTGGACATAAACTGTCCATCATGTGCACCAATGTCAAGAAAAAAACCTCCTTTCTTTTGAAGGATTTCGTAAACGACTTCATCCTGTTTGACCTGTGAATAATGTCTGTCtttgttttctatattttgaatttttccatATGGTTGCAACAGATATTTTTGAAGCTTAGTTTTTGGAATATGAATATGGTCAATGAATTTCACGCTCTCTCTTTTTTGATTGGTTCTTTGATCTACATCGTGTTCCCGAAAGATAACCCATAGTGCAAATCCAGTACAGACTAATATAATGATTATTGATTTCGTGTTCCATTGCCTCCGCATCCTTTGCcctaaaaaagataaatagaACAATTATTTGGAAATCCATTACGTAAAGCACGTGCGAATCGGAGGCAATTgttatcattaaatttatttttaaaaatcaatcacaaaaacaaaatgtttgaaaatgtttaacctTTGGATCAGAAGGTAAATATTGTGTAGGAGAATTTCAAATGTGGAAAACATAATatacttttgaaataaatagaGGACATAATTAGTAAAATTCCTGAACATTCAATTTTGGACATAATCTTAACAGTTATGGTGTTGCAATTTATACCTTCAGAAAAAACAGAGAACTGCAATCAtgttaaaaagataattttcaaGGACATGGGAAATGTAAATCCCGATAAATGGGATGTTTTAACCTAAgctgaaattattatttaataaatttgaaatcatACAATAATCTAAAAAATACGTTTGGATCTATGATAACTTAAAAGACAATGCAATAGCTCCTAGTTTGAAGTTTAATATTAATGgtaatatttttgtaacttACACATTTTTACAAGGTTACTTCATCTCTTGTATGGTACAATTCTAAGATAACGGTTTTTAagaaaagtttgttttaaaaaaatttcgtATGAAAAGTGTATAAAAACTGTTAATTATTTCTTATATAATTAAGGAACTTTTCCATCTAAAGAAATGtgtgaaaacaaatttaaaattaatcatatatatatatatatatatatatatatatatatatatatatatatatatatatatatatatatatatatatatatatatatatattagcatTATAAGTGCCAttgcaaagtttttaaaaaaaactttcttgcTTTACTAAAGCACTGTATTGGTATACAGAATACAGAATGTTTGTCTCATTAACATGtgttttatcatattgataagAAGGCATTTCACCTAGTCGCCATTTCATTTTAAAGCGCAAATATACCCAAGTATCATCATAGGGACAACTGAAAATAATACAGCGacctaattatttcattatagcTTGTCtagaccaaaaaaaacccacttactttgatttgattgatagtGATGAGGAAATTATTGTTTTACTCAAATTGCGTAAATTGGgttaatttacaaatattttggcATTTTTTGTTACGCATTGAAAATTGATTAcgcaacaaacaaaataaaatactgtagattcctaataaaatgcgtaaaattgcgagaagcatcatttgcgaattttaaaatctcgcttttatttttcggacatatgtaaactacataaAACTACGATAAAAATTTGGCGTTTGAGatttttatgttctcgcgatttgatggcgAACGGCTAAAAAGCGAAATTAAGTactaaaataaggaatctacagtgaATTATTGTATTGTTATGATGCAACGATTTCTTGAAAGACCAAAAAAACACCACTTGCAAGTGGAGCACTTCAAATGCTGTATTCAAACCAGGGTTTCCATTAAGGTGGATGTgcgtacatttgaggataagaatgtaaacatttcttgaaatgGCTTTTTTTTGTCCCAAACTGGTcaaaaatgttgtcaaaactaCAACAAATGGTTGTTTAGAAGACACCAATAAACCCCCTTCATATTTATCCAGATTGtttaatcttcaaaataagtcttcAGTTGCGCAGTTTGACAGCTGTTCTGAGTGATGAAAAAGGCATTGTCCCGTTCTTGTATGCATGTAGGACTTCCTGTTTattagcttttatatcatatttagcTAGTTTCGGGCaaaaacaagccagttcaagaaatgtttacattcttatcctcaaatgtataaaatggccgcacatcccccttaagtATTTGTCAGCTGTAAGTATGAGTCAccttaacaaattttaaaagaattcgtAGTAAACGGGTATAGAGA carries:
- the LOC128164057 gene encoding uncharacterized protein LOC128164057, yielding MRRQWNTKSIIIILVCTGFALWVIFREHDVDQRTNQKRESVKFIDHIHIPKTKLQKYLLQPYGKIQNIENKDRHYSQVKQDEVVYEILQKKGGFFLDIGAHDGQFMSNTLWLERQHDWTGLLIEANPELCKSIDKLKRNAWRLCACLSNTQDSVSFIKGGGVGGIADNIDEHHMKMLDRKNKITVPCFALEQILKTIGVNHIDFYSLDVEGAEMAILNSMKSGLKDGVYTVDVWAIEYRVWDGHQIVVEKSKENLNALRKYFNELGGYFEHSQLSTDSNNKDGYALDVVFVRTSQWCKTREKFPNGTNCLRKDKTSRIKDYLLPPHPYQEVKDADKRYSQANQDQVVYDIAQKESGFFVDIGAHDGQLYSNSLWLERQHGWTGLLIEANPDLCRKIDKLKRHAWRLCACLSSTLEKVTFIKGDTVGGVENHIDKHHMKMLNRTDKVTVPCFSLEDALNVIKTYHIDFYSLDVEGAEMAVLESMRDGLKSHRFTVDVWSIEYRVWDGKQVVYENSLENLNSLRRYFKEIGGYSEHSQLSNDKNINDGYALDVVFVRNEMYCKRHDELPDGTACKF